A DNA window from Myxococcus xanthus contains the following coding sequences:
- the grxD gene encoding Grx4 family monothiol glutaredoxin, whose protein sequence is MTPELKARLEQETRSHKIVLFMKGNALFPQCGFSARALQLLQPLGQVHTVDVLADPEIRQGIKDFTNWPTIPQIFINGQFVGGSDILMELAERGELADLVAGKSPA, encoded by the coding sequence ATGACGCCTGAACTCAAGGCCCGGTTGGAGCAGGAGACCCGGTCGCACAAGATTGTGCTCTTCATGAAGGGCAACGCCCTCTTCCCCCAGTGCGGCTTCTCCGCGCGGGCGCTGCAGCTGCTGCAGCCCCTGGGGCAGGTCCACACGGTGGACGTGCTCGCGGATCCGGAGATTCGCCAGGGCATCAAGGACTTCACCAACTGGCCCACCATTCCCCAGATTTTCATCAACGGGCAGTTCGTCGGCGGCTCCGACATCCTGATGGAGCTGGCCGAGCGCGGTGAGCTGGCCGACCTGGTCGCGGGCAAGAGTCCGGCCTAG
- a CDS encoding BolA family protein produces the protein MLDAEFIRARILEALPGSEVEVRDYTGTGDHYEARVVSPDFAGKAMVQQHQLVYAPLQQWLKSGELHALALKTYSPEQWKKLGTR, from the coding sequence ATGCTCGACGCCGAATTCATCCGGGCCCGCATCCTGGAGGCCCTGCCGGGCTCCGAGGTAGAGGTGCGGGACTACACCGGGACGGGAGACCACTACGAGGCCCGGGTGGTGAGCCCCGACTTCGCTGGGAAAGCCATGGTGCAGCAGCACCAGCTCGTATACGCGCCGCTCCAGCAGTGGCTGAAGAGCGGCGAGCTGCATGCGCTCGCGCTAAAGACCTATTCTCCCGAGCAGTGGAAGAAGCTCGGGACTCGCTAG
- a CDS encoding YqgE/AlgH family protein: MKNLAPGLLLAMPQLGDPNFYRSVVLMLEHSESGSMGLVINRGAPLTLGELARGQNLGIAAGRKEHSVYLGGPVEPQRGFVLHDDTEQREKHSVLPGLFLSVTLDALGPLLTNPNPRLRFCLGYAGWGPRQLESEIAAGSWLFTEATAEAVLGHEPSKLWDTTLRGMGVDPAMLVMGRGMN; this comes from the coding sequence GTGAAGAACCTCGCTCCCGGCTTGCTGCTGGCCATGCCCCAGCTCGGCGATCCGAATTTCTATCGCTCGGTCGTCTTGATGCTGGAGCACTCGGAGTCGGGCTCCATGGGGCTCGTCATCAACCGGGGGGCCCCCCTGACGCTCGGTGAGCTGGCGCGCGGGCAGAACCTGGGCATCGCCGCCGGGCGGAAGGAACATTCCGTCTACCTGGGCGGCCCGGTGGAGCCCCAGCGGGGCTTCGTCCTCCACGACGACACGGAGCAGCGCGAGAAGCACTCGGTGCTGCCTGGCCTGTTCCTGAGCGTGACGCTGGACGCGCTAGGCCCGCTCCTGACCAATCCCAACCCGCGCCTGCGCTTCTGCCTGGGGTATGCGGGCTGGGGCCCGCGCCAGCTGGAGAGCGAGATTGCCGCCGGCTCCTGGCTCTTCACCGAGGCCACCGCGGAGGCGGTGCTTGGCCACGAGCCGTCGAAATTGTGGGATACGACGCTGCGTGGCATGGGGGTGGACCCCGCCATGCTGGTGATGGGAAGGGGAATGAACTGA
- a CDS encoding response regulator produces MSLTPSEELATFTELDTREREERTDLLKLEPARAAVLVVEDDPSHREILVEMLAGWGYEPLPVGSAEEAEFAVRNKRMDAAIVDVFLPGRSGATLMSRLRERFPQSVLIGVSALSDAAMARKCKGLGADLFIGKPLDPQRLAEALQSRHTSWH; encoded by the coding sequence ATGTCCCTGACGCCTAGCGAAGAGCTTGCCACCTTCACCGAACTCGACACCCGCGAGCGCGAGGAGCGCACGGACTTGCTCAAGCTGGAGCCCGCGCGCGCCGCGGTGCTCGTCGTCGAGGATGATCCGTCCCACCGCGAAATCCTCGTGGAGATGCTGGCGGGCTGGGGCTACGAGCCCCTGCCCGTGGGCAGCGCCGAGGAGGCTGAATTCGCCGTGCGCAACAAGCGCATGGACGCCGCCATCGTCGACGTCTTCCTGCCCGGTCGCAGCGGCGCCACGCTGATGTCGCGGCTGCGCGAGCGCTTCCCTCAGTCCGTCCTCATCGGCGTCAGCGCCCTGAGCGACGCGGCCATGGCGCGCAAGTGCAAGGGCCTGGGCGCGGACCTCTTCATCGGCAAACCCCTGGATCCTCAGCGGCTGGCCGAGGCCCTCCAGTCCAGGCACACGAGCTGGCACTGA
- a CDS encoding ABC transporter permease subunit: MSRVPVRARVGLVLLVGLGLLSLVAGRLFPEALSSTCPLGMDPTRPDRTVCELAFGGLWVSLAVGLAAGALSTFIGLAVAAVARLSGGAVEQTLLRAVDAVFALPDVLVVMVLQLAGQSLSDAGAGGGLGPFGLMVVSLALVGWAGPARMFRNRLATLESQEYVAASRALGGGGLHLLRVHLWPALRPFALAVFLSRLPAAILTESTVSFFGIARMEPMSLGRYLGTSYAALIYEGGGRVVLPAWALLVLLVLGASLASQALSGPPRRVT, encoded by the coding sequence ATGAGCCGCGTTCCCGTGCGCGCCCGCGTCGGCCTGGTGCTCCTCGTGGGCCTGGGCCTGCTCAGCCTCGTGGCGGGGCGGCTCTTCCCGGAGGCCCTGTCCAGCACCTGTCCGCTGGGCATGGACCCCACGCGCCCGGACCGCACCGTCTGCGAACTCGCCTTTGGCGGGCTCTGGGTCTCCCTCGCTGTGGGGCTCGCTGCGGGCGCGCTCTCCACGTTCATCGGGCTCGCCGTGGCCGCCGTGGCGCGGCTGTCCGGCGGCGCGGTGGAGCAGACGCTGCTGCGCGCCGTGGACGCCGTCTTCGCCCTGCCGGACGTGCTGGTGGTGATGGTGCTCCAACTCGCGGGGCAGTCGCTCTCCGACGCGGGAGCGGGCGGCGGCCTGGGCCCCTTCGGCCTGATGGTCGTCTCGCTGGCCCTGGTGGGCTGGGCGGGGCCCGCGCGCATGTTCCGCAACCGCCTGGCGACGCTCGAATCCCAGGAGTACGTGGCCGCGTCCCGGGCGCTCGGTGGAGGCGGCCTGCATCTGCTGCGCGTCCACCTGTGGCCCGCGCTTCGGCCCTTCGCGCTCGCGGTGTTCCTGTCGCGGCTTCCCGCCGCCATCCTCACCGAGTCCACCGTGAGCTTCTTCGGCATCGCCCGGATGGAGCCCATGTCCCTGGGCCGCTACCTGGGCACCAGCTACGCGGCCCTCATCTACGAGGGCGGCGGCCGGGTGGTGTTGCCCGCCTGGGCGCTGCTCGTGCTGCTGGTGCTCGGTGCCTCGCTCGCCTCCCAGGCGCTTTCCGGGCCCCCCCGCCGGGTGACCTGA
- a CDS encoding ABC transporter permease subunit yields the protein MRAIAQRLLRQVVLVPVVAVASYFLMASLPLTTETDAKRQVSRELAASYRRDLGIGEPLGFLRPWEKLFRGERLGTSAQGITGDELLTKLSGSVGVGLMALPLSLTWALGFALLRTRWRKGPWAALGDVVPAVAFGTPVFIPALLLAPGVVERGHLLPELCAALVTSIWPGIFLGTLVGDSLEAELSRDYVRTALGKGLSRAAVLRRHVLPNVWPAMLDAVGPVATSLLAGSFAAERVLGLPYFGQLYVLAVLNKQVAVVVVATTTFAALLVIVSLAVEVLRYAVDPRSREASA from the coding sequence ATGAGGGCCATCGCCCAGCGACTGTTGCGGCAGGTGGTTCTGGTGCCTGTCGTGGCCGTGGCGTCGTACTTCCTCATGGCCTCGCTTCCGCTGACCACGGAGACGGACGCGAAGCGGCAGGTGTCGCGTGAGCTCGCGGCCTCGTACCGGAGGGACTTGGGCATCGGCGAGCCGCTGGGCTTCCTCCGCCCGTGGGAGAAGCTCTTTCGCGGCGAGCGTCTGGGCACGAGCGCCCAGGGCATCACCGGCGATGAGCTGCTGACGAAGCTGTCTGGCAGCGTAGGCGTGGGCTTGATGGCGCTGCCACTCTCGCTCACGTGGGCCCTGGGCTTTGCCTTGCTTCGGACCCGGTGGAGGAAGGGCCCGTGGGCCGCGCTCGGTGACGTGGTGCCCGCCGTGGCGTTCGGCACGCCCGTCTTCATCCCCGCGCTGCTGCTCGCGCCTGGCGTGGTGGAGCGTGGACACCTGCTGCCGGAGCTGTGCGCGGCGCTGGTAACGTCCATCTGGCCCGGCATCTTCCTGGGCACGCTCGTGGGCGACTCGCTGGAGGCGGAGCTGTCGCGCGACTACGTACGCACCGCGCTGGGCAAGGGCCTGTCGCGCGCCGCCGTGCTGCGCCGTCACGTCCTGCCCAACGTGTGGCCCGCGATGCTGGACGCCGTGGGGCCGGTGGCCACGTCGCTGCTCGCCGGTTCCTTCGCCGCGGAGCGCGTCCTGGGCCTGCCGTACTTCGGCCAGCTCTACGTCCTCGCCGTGCTCAACAAGCAGGTGGCCGTCGTCGTCGTCGCCACCACCACCTTCGCGGCCCTGCTCGTCATCGTGAGCCTCGCGGTGGAGGTGCTGCGCTACGCCGTGGACCCGCGCTCCCGGGAGGCCTCGGCATGA
- a CDS encoding peptide ABC transporter substrate-binding protein, translating to MVAPRARLRWWWYLLAVWAASCGPCGFQPEPGVKVVVPAMPTTLDWSHSDPDSWANYPVMLATQRGLTQLGPDHGVEPGLAERWERVTDGQGRDVYTFHLRRDVRWSNGAPLVARDFVVGWRRALQGRERGEMADLEGASEALALQERGAPEAEVRAALERVGVEAVDAHTVRVTLARPRSYFLARVANVYLFYPAPSADLEGKSDEEVRDYFDRPRDGRPLALGPYRVERWDRAGERVRLVHNPASAFPPRMAEGETPVPVITLMKSEIGPALYERERVDFVFVDSAAALRIHRPDDLRREPLLSTYFLAFNTEKAPLDRPEVRRALSRALDREALLAGLLPAARPSHVLLPPELPGAATPEQAARLPRYAPEQARAELAGVERPLRLVYRSGDGFVPEVAIAERVAAQLARVGVRVVLEARSDFSAEIARRSAQGPRTYDLYLRRLGADYAHPNTFFTLFEREGNHQTGWETQAGGEPLARFERLLEAGDSAPDAATAQASYVQAQEVLVGEQAVIAPLYHPDRYYRARSRLRGLDVDPFNFLALRALRLGAASDAPWAGESP from the coding sequence TTGGTGGCTCCGCGCGCTCGACTCCGGTGGTGGTGGTACCTGCTGGCCGTGTGGGCCGCGTCGTGTGGACCGTGCGGCTTCCAGCCGGAGCCCGGCGTGAAGGTGGTGGTGCCGGCCATGCCCACCACGCTGGATTGGAGCCACTCGGACCCGGACAGCTGGGCGAACTACCCGGTGATGCTGGCCACCCAGCGCGGGCTCACGCAGTTGGGGCCGGACCACGGCGTGGAGCCGGGGCTGGCCGAGCGGTGGGAGCGCGTCACGGACGGGCAGGGGCGGGATGTCTACACGTTCCACCTGCGGCGGGATGTTCGCTGGTCGAATGGGGCACCACTGGTGGCGCGTGACTTCGTCGTGGGCTGGCGGCGCGCGCTGCAGGGCCGCGAGCGCGGGGAGATGGCGGACCTGGAGGGGGCCTCCGAGGCGCTGGCGCTCCAGGAGCGAGGCGCGCCGGAGGCCGAGGTTCGCGCCGCGTTGGAGCGCGTGGGCGTGGAGGCTGTGGACGCGCACACGGTTCGGGTGACGCTGGCTCGGCCGCGCAGCTACTTCCTGGCGCGCGTGGCCAATGTGTACCTGTTCTATCCGGCGCCCTCGGCGGACCTCGAGGGGAAGTCGGATGAGGAGGTTCGGGACTACTTCGACCGTCCGCGCGATGGCCGCCCCCTGGCGCTGGGGCCCTACCGCGTCGAGCGGTGGGACCGCGCGGGGGAGCGGGTGCGGCTGGTCCACAACCCGGCTTCGGCCTTTCCGCCGCGGATGGCAGAAGGGGAGACGCCCGTTCCGGTCATCACGCTGATGAAGTCGGAAATCGGTCCGGCGCTGTACGAGCGGGAGCGGGTGGACTTCGTCTTCGTGGACAGCGCCGCGGCGCTGCGCATCCACCGGCCGGACGACTTGCGCCGCGAGCCGTTGCTGTCCACGTACTTCCTGGCCTTCAACACGGAGAAGGCGCCGCTGGACAGGCCCGAGGTGCGGCGCGCGCTGTCCCGGGCGCTGGACCGCGAGGCGCTGCTGGCGGGACTGCTGCCCGCGGCGCGGCCGTCTCATGTGTTGCTTCCGCCGGAGCTGCCAGGGGCCGCGACGCCGGAGCAGGCCGCGCGGCTGCCGCGCTATGCGCCGGAGCAGGCTCGGGCGGAGCTGGCGGGTGTCGAGCGGCCGTTGCGGCTCGTCTACCGGTCGGGGGATGGATTCGTTCCCGAGGTGGCCATCGCGGAGCGGGTGGCCGCGCAGCTCGCGCGCGTGGGGGTGCGGGTGGTGCTGGAGGCGCGCTCGGATTTCTCGGCGGAGATTGCCCGGCGCTCCGCGCAGGGGCCTCGCACGTATGACTTGTACCTGAGGCGCCTGGGGGCGGACTACGCGCACCCGAATACGTTCTTCACGCTGTTCGAGCGTGAGGGCAACCACCAGACAGGGTGGGAGACGCAGGCGGGCGGCGAGCCCCTGGCGCGCTTCGAGCGGCTGCTGGAGGCGGGGGACAGCGCGCCGGATGCGGCGACTGCGCAAGCGTCATATGTCCAGGCGCAGGAGGTGCTCGTGGGGGAACAGGCCGTGATTGCGCCCCTGTACCACCCGGACCGTTATTACCGCGCGCGCTCGCGGCTTCGCGGGCTGGACGTGGACCCCTTCAACTTCCTGGCGCTGCGCGCGCTTCGCTTGGGGGCGGCGTCGGATGCGCCTTGGGCGGGGGAGTCGCCGTGA
- the lon gene encoding endopeptidase La, whose translation MFFGRDDKKEAQKRGLTVPLLPLRDIIVFPHMVVPLFVGREKSIAALKDAMAHKGPDDKAVILLAAQKKAKTNDPTPDDIFHFGTLGHVIQLLPLPDGTVKVLVEGVRRAKVKKFHPNDAFFMVEVEEVEEQTEKTVELEALVRSVHSVFEAFVKLNKRIPPEMLMQVASIDDPARLADTIVAHLSLKLNDKQALLETESPAKRLEKLYELMQGEIEILQVEKKIRTRVKKQMEKTQKEYYLNEQMQAIQKELGERDEFKNEIQEIEEKLKNKRMSKEATLKVKKELKKLRMMSPMSAEATVVRNYIDWIISLPWYDETQDRLDVTEAETVLNEDHYGLKKPKERILEYLAVQQLVKKLKGPVLCFVGPPGVGKTSLARSIARATGRKFVRLSLGGVRDEAEIRGHRRTYIGAMPGKLIQSLKKAGSNNPVFLLDEIDKMSTDFRGDPSAALLEVLDPEQNHTFNDHYLDLDYDLSKVMFICTANTMHNIPGPLQDRMEVIRIAGYTEPEKLSIARRYLIPKEQEANGLSDLKVDISDPALRTIIHRYTRESGVRSLEREIGGVFRKIARDVLKNGKRDIDVDRKMAMKFLGTPRYRYGMAEAEDQVGIVTGLAWTELGGEILTTEATIMPGKGKLIITGKLGEVMQESAQAAMSYVRSRAERFGIDRKVFENYDIHVHLPEGAIPKDGPSAGVTICTALVSALTRVLIRRDVAMTGEITLRGRVLPIGGLKEKTLAAHRAGIKTVLIPKANKKDLKDIPLKIRKQLRIVPVEFVDDVLREALVLEKPEEFGRKPTTDGGKLGGTTELPASPAVAPA comes from the coding sequence ATGTTCTTCGGACGTGACGACAAGAAGGAAGCCCAGAAGCGGGGTTTGACGGTCCCGCTCTTGCCCCTTCGGGACATCATCGTGTTCCCGCACATGGTGGTGCCGTTGTTCGTCGGCCGGGAGAAGTCCATCGCGGCGTTGAAGGACGCGATGGCGCACAAGGGGCCGGACGACAAGGCCGTCATCCTGCTGGCCGCGCAGAAGAAGGCCAAGACGAACGACCCTACCCCCGACGACATCTTTCACTTCGGTACGCTGGGCCACGTCATCCAGCTCCTCCCGCTGCCCGACGGCACGGTGAAGGTGCTGGTGGAAGGCGTGCGCCGCGCCAAGGTGAAGAAGTTCCACCCCAACGACGCCTTCTTCATGGTCGAGGTGGAGGAGGTGGAGGAGCAGACGGAGAAGACGGTGGAGCTGGAGGCGCTCGTTCGCAGCGTCCACTCCGTCTTCGAGGCCTTCGTCAAGCTCAACAAGCGCATCCCGCCTGAGATGCTGATGCAGGTGGCCAGCATCGACGACCCGGCGCGGCTGGCCGACACCATCGTCGCGCACCTCTCCCTGAAGCTGAACGACAAGCAGGCCCTGCTCGAGACGGAGTCCCCGGCCAAGCGCCTGGAGAAGCTCTACGAGCTGATGCAGGGTGAGATCGAGATTCTCCAGGTGGAGAAGAAGATCCGCACGCGCGTCAAGAAGCAGATGGAGAAGACCCAGAAGGAGTACTACCTGAATGAGCAGATGCAGGCCATTCAGAAGGAGCTGGGTGAGCGCGACGAGTTCAAGAACGAGATTCAGGAGATTGAAGAGAAGCTGAAGAACAAGCGGATGAGCAAGGAGGCCACGCTCAAGGTCAAGAAGGAGCTGAAGAAGCTCCGGATGATGAGCCCGATGAGCGCCGAGGCCACCGTCGTCCGCAACTACATCGACTGGATCATCAGCCTCCCCTGGTACGACGAGACGCAGGACCGTCTGGACGTCACTGAGGCGGAGACGGTGCTCAACGAGGACCACTACGGCTTGAAGAAGCCGAAGGAGCGCATCCTCGAGTACCTGGCCGTGCAGCAACTGGTGAAGAAGCTCAAGGGCCCCGTGCTGTGCTTCGTCGGTCCTCCGGGCGTCGGCAAGACGTCGCTGGCGCGCTCCATTGCTCGGGCCACCGGCCGCAAGTTCGTGCGCCTGTCGCTGGGCGGCGTTCGTGACGAGGCGGAGATTCGTGGCCACCGGCGCACGTACATCGGCGCGATGCCGGGCAAGCTCATCCAGTCGCTGAAGAAGGCGGGCAGCAACAACCCCGTCTTCCTGCTCGATGAAATCGACAAGATGTCCACGGACTTCCGTGGCGATCCGAGCGCGGCGCTGCTGGAGGTGCTGGACCCCGAGCAGAACCACACCTTCAACGACCACTACCTGGACCTCGACTACGACCTGTCCAAGGTGATGTTCATCTGCACCGCGAACACGATGCACAACATCCCCGGTCCGCTGCAGGACCGCATGGAAGTGATTCGCATCGCGGGGTACACGGAGCCGGAGAAGCTCTCCATCGCCCGCCGATACCTCATCCCGAAGGAGCAGGAGGCCAACGGGCTGTCGGACCTCAAGGTGGACATCTCCGACCCGGCGCTGCGGACCATCATCCACCGCTACACGCGGGAGTCGGGCGTGCGCTCGCTCGAGCGTGAGATTGGCGGCGTGTTCCGCAAGATTGCCCGCGACGTGCTGAAGAACGGCAAGCGGGACATCGACGTGGACCGGAAGATGGCCATGAAGTTCCTGGGCACGCCCCGCTACCGTTACGGCATGGCGGAGGCCGAGGATCAGGTGGGCATCGTCACGGGCCTGGCGTGGACGGAGCTGGGCGGTGAAATCCTCACCACCGAGGCCACCATCATGCCGGGCAAGGGCAAGCTCATCATCACTGGCAAGCTGGGTGAGGTGATGCAGGAGTCCGCGCAGGCGGCCATGTCCTACGTGCGCAGCCGCGCCGAGCGCTTCGGCATCGACCGCAAGGTGTTCGAGAACTACGACATCCACGTCCACTTGCCGGAGGGCGCGATTCCGAAGGACGGTCCGTCCGCCGGCGTCACCATCTGCACCGCACTGGTGAGCGCGCTCACCCGCGTGCTCATCCGCCGCGACGTGGCGATGACGGGTGAAATCACCCTGCGTGGGCGGGTGCTCCCCATTGGCGGCTTGAAGGAGAAGACGCTGGCCGCGCACCGGGCGGGCATCAAGACGGTCCTCATCCCGAAGGCGAACAAGAAGGACCTGAAGGACATCCCGCTGAAGATTCGCAAGCAGCTGCGCATCGTCCCGGTGGAGTTCGTGGACGACGTGCTGCGCGAGGCGCTGGTGCTGGAGAAGCCGGAGGAGTTCGGCCGCAAGCCGACGACGGACGGCGGCAAGCTGGGTGGCACCACGGAGCTGCCGGCCTCGCCGGCCGTGGCCCCGGCCTAG
- a CDS encoding prolyl oligopeptidase family serine peptidase produces the protein MSLAACASQKEAARDELPAAASAAPVSEESPRMSYPATRAEQVVDTLHGVQVADPYRWLEDEKAPEVQTWMTAQNAHAREALAKFPGREALAARFKELFYTDSVSTPSRRNGRFFYVRTHKDKEKAILYWRQGESGQEKVLLDPNGWSKDGTVSLGTWAVSWDGKKVAFAQKPNAADEAVLHVIDVDSGEWSKVDVIEGGKYATPKWTPDSKGFYYEWLPTDPSIKVDERPGYTTIRYHTLGTEPSKDTVVHERTGDPTTFLQSDLSRDGKYLFVYILRGWSENDVYWKRPGEKDFRLLVKGVGAKYEVHAWKDRFYVLTDEGAPRQRVFEVDPAKPARASWKEIVPEDSSASLLSVSIVGGHLSLEYLKDATSEVRVATLKGKPVRTVQLPGVGAASNLMGLEDLDDAYYVFTSFTTPRQIYKTSVSTGKSELWAKVDVPMNPEQYQVEQVFYASKDGTKVPMFVVHRKDLKRDGNAPTLLYGYGGFNVNMEANFRSSILPWLDAGGVYAVANLRGGGEYGKAWHDAGRLDKKQNVFDDFHAAAEYLVQQKYTQPKRLAIYGGSNGGLLVGAAMTQRPELYGAVVCAVPLLDMVRYHLFGSGRTWIPEYGTAEKPEDFKTLHAYSPYHHVRPDVRYPALLMMAADHDDRVDPMHARKFVAAVQNSPGNPATALLRIEANAGHGGADQVAKAIESSVDLYSFLFQVLDVQGAQGGVAAQGR, from the coding sequence ATGTCGCTCGCGGCGTGTGCCTCCCAGAAGGAGGCCGCGCGTGATGAGCTGCCCGCGGCAGCCTCCGCGGCCCCCGTATCCGAGGAGTCTCCCCGCATGTCCTACCCGGCGACCCGGGCGGAGCAGGTTGTCGACACGTTGCACGGCGTCCAGGTAGCGGACCCGTATCGCTGGCTCGAGGACGAGAAGGCCCCCGAGGTCCAGACGTGGATGACGGCGCAGAACGCGCACGCCCGCGAAGCGCTGGCGAAGTTCCCCGGCCGTGAGGCCCTGGCCGCGCGCTTCAAGGAGCTGTTCTACACCGACTCCGTCTCCACCCCGTCGCGCCGCAACGGGCGCTTCTTCTACGTCCGCACCCACAAGGACAAGGAGAAGGCCATCCTCTACTGGCGCCAGGGGGAGAGCGGGCAGGAGAAGGTGCTGTTGGATCCGAACGGCTGGAGCAAGGACGGCACCGTGTCCCTGGGGACGTGGGCCGTGTCCTGGGACGGCAAGAAGGTGGCCTTCGCCCAGAAGCCCAACGCCGCGGATGAGGCGGTGCTGCACGTCATCGACGTGGACTCTGGCGAGTGGTCCAAGGTGGACGTCATCGAGGGCGGCAAGTACGCCACGCCCAAGTGGACGCCCGACAGCAAGGGCTTCTATTACGAGTGGCTGCCCACGGACCCGTCCATCAAGGTGGACGAGCGCCCCGGCTACACCACCATCCGCTACCACACGCTGGGCACGGAGCCGTCGAAGGACACCGTGGTGCACGAGCGCACCGGCGACCCGACGACGTTCCTCCAGAGCGACCTGAGCCGCGACGGCAAGTACCTGTTCGTCTACATCCTCCGCGGCTGGAGCGAGAACGACGTCTACTGGAAGCGGCCGGGTGAGAAGGACTTCCGCCTGCTGGTGAAGGGCGTGGGCGCCAAGTACGAGGTGCACGCCTGGAAGGACCGCTTCTACGTCCTCACCGACGAGGGCGCCCCGCGCCAGCGCGTCTTCGAGGTGGATCCGGCGAAGCCGGCCCGCGCGTCGTGGAAGGAGATTGTCCCCGAGGACTCGTCCGCGTCCCTGCTGTCCGTCAGCATCGTCGGCGGGCACCTGTCGCTGGAGTACCTCAAGGACGCGACGTCCGAGGTGCGCGTGGCCACGCTGAAGGGCAAGCCGGTGCGCACGGTGCAGCTGCCGGGCGTGGGCGCGGCGTCCAACCTGATGGGGCTGGAGGACCTGGATGACGCCTACTACGTCTTCACGTCCTTCACCACGCCCCGTCAAATCTACAAGACGTCCGTCAGCACCGGGAAGTCTGAGCTCTGGGCCAAGGTGGACGTGCCCATGAACCCGGAGCAGTACCAGGTCGAGCAGGTCTTCTACGCGTCCAAGGACGGGACGAAGGTGCCCATGTTCGTGGTGCACCGCAAGGACCTGAAGCGTGACGGCAACGCGCCCACGCTGCTCTACGGCTACGGCGGCTTCAACGTGAACATGGAGGCCAACTTCCGCTCGAGCATCCTGCCCTGGCTGGACGCGGGCGGCGTGTACGCGGTGGCCAACCTGCGCGGCGGCGGCGAGTACGGCAAGGCCTGGCACGACGCCGGCCGCCTGGACAAGAAGCAGAACGTCTTCGACGACTTCCACGCGGCGGCCGAGTACTTGGTCCAGCAGAAGTACACGCAGCCCAAGCGGCTGGCCATCTACGGCGGCAGCAACGGCGGCCTGCTGGTGGGCGCGGCCATGACGCAGCGGCCGGAGCTGTACGGCGCGGTGGTGTGCGCGGTGCCCCTGCTGGACATGGTGCGCTACCACCTCTTCGGCAGCGGCCGGACCTGGATTCCGGAGTACGGCACGGCGGAGAAGCCCGAGGACTTCAAGACGCTGCACGCCTACTCGCCCTACCACCACGTGCGGCCGGACGTGCGCTACCCCGCGCTGCTGATGATGGCGGCGGACCACGACGACCGGGTGGACCCCATGCACGCCCGCAAGTTCGTGGCGGCGGTGCAGAACTCGCCCGGAAACCCGGCGACGGCCCTGCTGCGCATCGAGGCCAACGCGGGCCACGGTGGCGCGGATCAGGTGGCCAAGGCCATTGAGTCCAGCGTGGACCTGTATTCGTTCCTGTTCCAAGTCCTGGATGTCCAGGGGGCACAGGGTGGGGTGGCGGCGCAGGGCCGCTGA